GGTGGACCGCAGATTCTCCATCAGTTGCCGGGCGCCGGCCCCCTGACGGGCGGCGAATTCCTCATCGCGCTTGCGCACGTCGGGCTGTTGCCCTACGCCGGCGATGATCCATTGGCGCACGTTGCCCGACAGATGCATGAGCAGATTGCCGATGCTGTTGCAGTTCTCGTTGGGACGCCACCAGAGTTCCTTGGCCGAGAGTTGCTCAACGCATTTGCCCACTCGCGGCATGAAATCTTCTTGCAGGTGATGGCGAGCTTGGGCGGTAAAAACCCGGGCCACTTCGTCGTTCATCTTCAGGCTCGCGGCTATTGGCCCGGCGGACTGATAAGGGGAGTGCCGTCGAATGCCGGGCGCGACTGAGCTTCGGCGGCTTCCCAAACACAAAGATAAACCAGTTGGGCGACCCGCTCCATCTTGGAGTAGTTGAGCTTGTCGGCGGTGTCGCCGGGACGGTGATAGTCGGGATGCAGTCCGGTGGTGAAGAGCAGCGAGGGCACTCCCCGCTCCAGGAAAGGCCACTGGTCGGAGCGCTGCAAGAGATCGATGGGGTGGTCGTCGTAACGAAAACGTACCTGCAGCAGGACGCGCCGGTTGCT
The genomic region above belongs to Acidobacteriota bacterium and contains:
- a CDS encoding DinB family protein, with protein sequence MNDEVARVFTAQARHHLQEDFMPRVGKCVEQLSAKELWWRPNENCNSIGNLLMHLSGNVRQWIIAGVGQQPDVRKRDEEFAARQGAGARQLMENLRSTVDEACQVIETLTGPQLLETRRIQVYDVSVLEAVFHVVEHFSHHVGQIIYITKSLRDTDLKFYQGL